A part of Melittangium boletus DSM 14713 genomic DNA contains:
- a CDS encoding DNA-3-methyladenine glycosylase 2: MPTLRAETCYRALTARDRRFDGLFFVGVATTGIYCRPVCTAKTPRPERCTFYRTAAEAEQAGFRACLLCRPELAPGGAPVDSVSRLATAALARIEAGVLNESSLDTLAEELGVTSRHLRRVMEAELGVSPVELAQTRRLALAKQLLQDTALPLAEVAFASGFQSVRRFNALFQSRFGRPPSELRRGGREEPGTRALVLRLDYRPPLAWDTLLGFLQGRALPGVEHVGDSEYRRTVRLGDKTGWLIVRRDPERPSLRAELSLSLAGALMPVAARLRALFDLDAQPAVIEECLARDELLAQRVQATPGLRVPGAFDPFEMTVRAILGQQVSVRAATTLSGRLVARFGEPVDSPHPELSRLFPRPETLASASEDEVASLGLPGARARTLLAVARAIADGTVRLERHADVSETLAALDALPGIGPWTAHYVAMRALRWPDAFPASDLGIRKALGGVTAKAAEARSEAWRPWRTYAVMHLWNSLSTGAGG, translated from the coding sequence ATGCCAACGCTGCGAGCCGAGACGTGCTACCGGGCCCTCACCGCGCGAGACCGGCGCTTCGACGGGCTCTTCTTCGTCGGAGTGGCGACGACGGGAATCTACTGTCGGCCGGTGTGCACGGCGAAGACGCCCCGCCCGGAGCGCTGCACCTTCTACCGCACCGCCGCCGAGGCCGAGCAGGCGGGCTTCCGCGCCTGCCTCCTGTGCCGCCCCGAGCTCGCCCCGGGTGGCGCCCCCGTGGACTCCGTGTCCCGGCTCGCCACGGCCGCGCTCGCGCGCATCGAGGCGGGCGTCCTCAATGAGTCCTCGCTCGACACGCTCGCGGAGGAGCTGGGCGTCACCAGCCGGCACCTGCGCCGGGTCATGGAGGCGGAGCTCGGTGTCTCACCCGTCGAGTTGGCCCAGACCCGGCGGCTGGCGCTGGCCAAGCAGCTCCTCCAGGACACCGCGCTCCCCTTGGCCGAGGTGGCGTTCGCCAGCGGCTTCCAGAGCGTGCGGCGCTTCAACGCGCTCTTCCAGTCGCGCTTTGGCCGGCCCCCCTCGGAGCTCAGGCGCGGGGGACGCGAGGAGCCGGGCACGCGCGCGCTCGTCCTGCGGTTGGACTACCGCCCGCCGCTCGCCTGGGACACGCTGCTGGGCTTCCTCCAAGGACGGGCCCTGCCCGGCGTCGAGCACGTGGGCGATTCCGAATACCGGCGCACGGTGCGACTGGGAGACAAGACGGGTTGGCTCATCGTCCGGAGGGATCCGGAGCGCCCCTCGCTGAGGGCCGAGCTCTCCCTGTCCCTCGCGGGCGCGTTGATGCCGGTGGCCGCTCGGCTGCGGGCCCTCTTCGATCTCGATGCCCAGCCCGCCGTCATCGAGGAATGCCTCGCGCGCGACGAGCTGCTGGCCCAGCGGGTCCAGGCGACTCCAGGACTGCGCGTGCCCGGGGCGTTCGATCCCTTCGAGATGACGGTGCGCGCCATCCTCGGACAGCAGGTGTCCGTCCGGGCGGCGACCACGCTGAGCGGGCGGCTCGTCGCGCGCTTCGGCGAGCCCGTGGACAGCCCCCATCCGGAGCTCTCCCGGCTCTTTCCCCGGCCAGAGACGTTGGCCTCGGCCTCCGAGGACGAGGTGGCGTCCCTGGGCCTTCCCGGCGCGCGCGCCCGGACCCTGCTGGCGGTGGCCCGGGCCATCGCCGACGGCACGGTCCGGCTGGAGCGTCATGCCGACGTCTCCGAGACGCTGGCGGCGCTCGATGCGCTGCCGGGCATCGGGCCATGGACGGCGCATTACGTCGCGATGCGCGCCCTGCGCTGGCCAGATGCCTTCCCCGCGAGTGATCTCGGCATTCGCAAGGCGCTCGGCGGGGTGACGGCGAAAGCGGCCGAGGCGCGCTCCGAGGCCTGGCGGCCCTGGCGCACCTACGCGGTCATGCACCTCTGGAACTCACTCTCGACAGGAGCAGGCGGATGA
- a CDS encoding methylated-DNA--[protein]-cysteine S-methyltransferase, with protein MTLFTTTLTSPVGALRLIASHDALTAIYMENHKGAPVLDASPREDLPVLREARAQLEQYFAGERRAFDLPLAPVGTPFQHAVWKALREIPWGSTWSYAQLARHVGREGAARAVGSANARNPLSIIVPCHRVVGTSGALTGYAGGVPTKQWLLEHERRLTPR; from the coding sequence ATGACCTTGTTCACGACGACCCTCACGAGCCCCGTGGGCGCCCTGCGGCTCATCGCCTCGCACGACGCGCTCACCGCCATCTACATGGAGAACCACAAGGGCGCCCCCGTGCTCGACGCGAGCCCCCGGGAGGACCTGCCCGTGCTGCGCGAGGCCCGCGCGCAGTTGGAGCAGTACTTCGCGGGCGAGCGGCGGGCCTTCGACCTCCCCCTCGCCCCCGTGGGGACGCCCTTCCAACACGCCGTATGGAAGGCGCTCCGGGAGATTCCCTGGGGCAGCACCTGGTCCTACGCCCAGCTCGCCCGGCATGTCGGCCGGGAGGGCGCGGCGCGGGCCGTGGGGTCCGCCAACGCGAGGAACCCCCTCTCCATCATCGTGCCCTGTCACCGGGTGGTGGGCACGAGTGGAGCCCTCACGGGCTACGCGGGCGGCGTGCCCACCAAGCAGTGGCTGCTCGAGCACGAGCGGCGGCTCACCCCACGGTGA
- a CDS encoding translation initiation factor: MGKRDKKPEAPAAPAPFHNPFAALGLNRDALPPGPAPRPVEEKAESAKGPARAVVRMERKGRGGKEVTVVEQLGLPEAEREKWLKALKNSLGCGGTVEDDTLVLQGDQRERLPALLEARGVRRVTVG; the protein is encoded by the coding sequence ATGGGCAAGCGCGACAAGAAGCCCGAGGCGCCCGCCGCCCCGGCGCCCTTCCACAACCCCTTCGCCGCGCTCGGCTTGAATCGCGACGCGCTGCCTCCGGGCCCCGCGCCCCGGCCCGTGGAGGAGAAGGCGGAGTCCGCCAAGGGGCCCGCGCGCGCCGTGGTGCGCATGGAGCGCAAGGGCCGGGGCGGCAAGGAAGTGACGGTGGTGGAGCAGCTGGGCCTGCCGGAGGCCGAGCGCGAGAAGTGGCTCAAGGCCCTCAAGAACTCCCTGGGCTGTGGGGGCACCGTCGAGGACGACACCCTGGTGCTCCAGGGAGACCAGCGCGAGCGCTTGCCCGCGCTGCTCGAGGCCCGGGGCGTGCGCCGCGTCACCGTGGGGTGA
- a CDS encoding thioredoxin domain-containing protein — protein sequence MSKKANPPPPPPVRGAQVLLALGLAESALSLFQWSQLLTLRQGGATMCGVSDHVNCETVWNSPFASAVHEWLRMPVAGLGLVWGLVAVALSALYLVWAKGGRPVRPATNGLRLTAAAGVVACVVFAAVSASTGVLCPTCLGTYVLTLAFAAVAFKGLPAPVLPQAGEWGATLQWAGGFAVAAYIALLVPGLQTPRASSALVAATHAPIGSLSEYLGSLTAEEKQAVSDALARYRQDTPLPAAFPARRLHGNAFAPVKMVEWTDSRCPHCKALVEALAVMKQRLPEGKLSLEARQFPLDSACNFSLPPQLSDGSGTRCLAAKGQICLEGAPDYWELREKLFAAQRSLTSGEAIMDVLSSGSVSRAQLEACVNTQDTQRKIQEDVAYAKQHELRGTPLVVINGREAAAFPPFLYALVLADGNPDAEVFKTLPAPRAMQAHQAH from the coding sequence ATGAGCAAGAAGGCCAATCCGCCCCCTCCTCCCCCGGTTCGCGGCGCCCAGGTGCTGCTCGCGCTGGGCCTCGCCGAGAGCGCGCTCTCCCTCTTCCAGTGGAGCCAGCTGCTCACCTTGCGCCAGGGCGGCGCCACCATGTGTGGCGTGTCCGACCACGTCAACTGCGAGACCGTGTGGAACTCGCCCTTCGCCAGCGCCGTGCACGAGTGGTTGCGCATGCCGGTGGCGGGGCTCGGCCTCGTGTGGGGCCTGGTCGCCGTGGCGCTCTCCGCGCTCTACCTCGTCTGGGCCAAGGGGGGGCGCCCCGTGCGGCCCGCCACCAACGGCTTGCGCCTGACGGCCGCCGCGGGCGTGGTCGCCTGTGTCGTGTTCGCCGCCGTGAGCGCGAGCACCGGCGTGTTGTGCCCCACGTGCCTGGGCACCTATGTGCTCACGCTCGCCTTCGCCGCCGTGGCGTTCAAGGGCTTGCCCGCGCCCGTTCTGCCCCAGGCGGGCGAGTGGGGCGCCACCCTTCAATGGGCCGGCGGCTTCGCGGTGGCGGCCTATATCGCGCTGCTCGTGCCGGGTCTCCAGACGCCCCGGGCGTCCTCCGCCCTCGTGGCCGCCACCCATGCCCCCATCGGCTCGCTGTCGGAGTACCTGGGCAGCCTCACCGCCGAGGAGAAGCAGGCCGTCTCCGACGCGCTCGCGCGCTACCGGCAGGACACCCCGCTGCCCGCCGCCTTCCCCGCGCGCCGCCTGCACGGCAACGCCTTCGCTCCGGTGAAGATGGTGGAGTGGACCGACAGCCGCTGCCCCCACTGCAAGGCCCTGGTGGAGGCCTTGGCCGTCATGAAGCAGCGCCTGCCCGAGGGCAAGCTGTCGCTGGAGGCCCGCCAGTTCCCGCTCGACAGCGCGTGCAACTTCTCCCTGCCGCCCCAGCTCAGTGACGGCTCGGGTACCCGCTGCCTGGCCGCCAAGGGGCAGATCTGCCTCGAGGGCGCTCCGGACTACTGGGAGCTGCGCGAGAAGCTCTTCGCCGCCCAGCGCTCGCTCACCAGCGGCGAGGCCATCATGGACGTGCTGTCCTCCGGCTCCGTGTCTCGCGCGCAGCTCGAGGCGTGCGTGAACACGCAGGACACCCAGCGGAAGATCCAGGAGGACGTCGCCTACGCCAAGCAGCATGAGCTGCGGGGCACGCCGCTCGTGGTCATCAATGGCCGAGAGGCCGCCGCCTTCCCGCCCTTCCTCTACGCGCTCGTCCTGGCGGATGGGAATCCGGACGCGGAGGTCTTCAAGACGCTGCCCGCGCCGCGCGCCATGCAGGCGCATCAGGCGCACTGA
- a CDS encoding cupin domain-containing protein — protein sequence MDVKHLSDYLGFAAEKLQKHNLFQSERFFLDVYCLLPGQSQKPHRHAASDKVYIVLEGQCRFRLGADDTLQGPGAALFAPAGVEHGVTNDGPANARLLVLMTPPPEHA from the coding sequence ATGGATGTGAAACACCTGTCGGACTACCTCGGCTTCGCCGCCGAGAAGCTCCAGAAGCACAACCTCTTCCAGTCCGAGCGCTTCTTCCTGGACGTCTACTGTCTGCTGCCCGGCCAGTCGCAGAAGCCCCACCGGCATGCCGCCTCGGACAAGGTGTACATCGTCCTGGAAGGGCAGTGCCGCTTCCGGCTCGGCGCGGACGACACCCTCCAGGGTCCCGGCGCCGCCCTCTTCGCCCCCGCGGGAGTCGAGCACGGCGTCACCAATGACGGCCCCGCCAACGCCCGTCTCCTCGTCTTGATGACCCCCCCTCCGGAGCACGCATGA
- a CDS encoding YgfZ/GcvT domain-containing protein, with product MQPLSLHFLHEQAGARFQDVQGREVVSDYGNEAAEYRAARETVALHDATYREALRITGEDRTSFLHGMVTQDVKGLAAGASTYAALITVKGAMVGDARILRRDTDLLLDVEPGLGVKVREFLEKFLISEDAELHDATEELGVLRLLGPRTPELLTAALGTPSEPLPQDATRPVHLAGQDVLLVGNTRLQAQGVDVLVPRQGLEAVWKAFVTAGGPLELAPVGWRALEVVRVEAGVPRYGQDMVDTTIPLEANLTHAISYNKGCYIGQEVIARATFRGHMNRKLAGLRLGADGAAPGTELKKDGKKVGWLTTVTRSPGANESRALGYVHRDHLEPGTVLTVGEGPGEATVTALPFS from the coding sequence ATGCAACCGCTGTCTCTGCATTTTCTTCACGAGCAAGCAGGCGCCCGTTTCCAGGATGTCCAGGGCCGGGAAGTCGTGTCCGACTACGGGAATGAAGCGGCCGAGTACCGGGCCGCCCGGGAAACCGTGGCGCTGCATGACGCCACCTACCGAGAAGCGCTGCGGATAACCGGGGAGGACCGCACAAGCTTCCTGCATGGCATGGTGACCCAGGACGTGAAGGGACTGGCCGCCGGTGCTTCCACCTACGCGGCGCTCATCACCGTGAAGGGCGCCATGGTGGGAGATGCACGCATCCTCCGCCGGGACACGGACCTGTTGCTGGACGTGGAACCCGGGCTGGGCGTCAAGGTCAGGGAATTCCTGGAGAAATTTCTTATTTCCGAGGACGCCGAGCTGCATGACGCCACGGAGGAGCTGGGCGTCCTGCGGCTGCTCGGTCCCCGGACGCCCGAGCTGCTGACGGCCGCGCTGGGCACCCCCTCCGAGCCCCTGCCCCAGGACGCCACCCGGCCGGTCCACCTGGCGGGCCAGGACGTGTTGCTCGTGGGGAACACCCGGTTGCAGGCCCAGGGGGTGGATGTGCTGGTGCCCCGGCAAGGGCTGGAGGCGGTCTGGAAGGCATTCGTCACGGCCGGAGGCCCCCTGGAGCTCGCGCCCGTGGGCTGGCGGGCCCTGGAAGTCGTCCGGGTGGAGGCGGGCGTGCCGCGCTACGGCCAGGACATGGTCGACACCACCATCCCCCTCGAGGCCAACCTCACCCACGCCATCTCGTACAACAAGGGGTGCTACATCGGGCAGGAGGTCATCGCCCGCGCCACGTTCCGGGGCCACATGAACCGGAAGCTGGCGGGCCTGCGCCTCGGGGCGGACGGAGCGGCACCCGGCACCGAGCTCAAGAAGGACGGCAAGAAGGTGGGTTGGCTCACCACCGTGACGCGCTCGCCCGGCGCGAACGAGTCCCGGGCCCTGGGCTACGTGCACCGCGACCACCTGGAGCCGGGAACGGTGCTGACCGTGGGCGAGGGCCCCGGCGAGGCCACCGTCACCGCCCTCCCCTTCTCCTGA
- a CDS encoding dihydroneopterin aldolase has translation MSAETFELPRVLDARGRPLDVITIRGLTVDCIVGIYNRERVAAQPLRLDVALFLDTRPAAASGRLADTVHYGRLSGELRFILEACRFELLESAAEAVCQYLLAPPAGGSPRARVLEVSVRLTKPLALGGAAVPGLQVHRTAEELGYGEREAPFGHVDVLHEGVGYGLYRLRVKPGGVIPAHAHPVMEESELVLGTGLLLQGHAVGSGTAFHWPRGFPHRYDNPTDREQMVLCVARPRLMTSDERVTEPPAEGLATVRGHAYYPAEEQVPLSDETLRPG, from the coding sequence GTGAGCGCGGAGACCTTCGAGCTCCCCCGGGTGCTGGACGCGCGGGGCCGCCCGCTGGACGTCATCACCATCCGGGGCCTCACGGTGGACTGCATCGTGGGCATCTACAACCGCGAGCGCGTGGCGGCCCAGCCCCTGCGGCTCGACGTGGCCCTCTTCCTCGACACCCGGCCCGCCGCCGCGAGCGGGCGGCTCGCGGACACGGTGCACTACGGGCGGCTGTCCGGGGAGCTGCGCTTCATCCTGGAGGCCTGTCGCTTCGAGTTGCTGGAGTCCGCGGCGGAGGCGGTGTGCCAGTACCTGCTCGCGCCGCCCGCCGGGGGTTCTCCCCGTGCGCGGGTGCTCGAGGTCTCCGTGCGCCTCACCAAGCCGCTGGCGCTCGGCGGCGCGGCGGTGCCTGGACTCCAGGTGCATCGCACGGCGGAGGAGCTGGGGTACGGAGAGCGGGAGGCGCCGTTTGGTCACGTGGACGTGCTCCACGAGGGCGTGGGCTATGGCCTCTACCGCCTGCGCGTGAAGCCGGGGGGCGTCATCCCCGCGCATGCGCACCCGGTGATGGAGGAGAGTGAGTTGGTGCTCGGCACGGGGCTGCTGTTGCAGGGCCATGCGGTGGGCAGTGGCACCGCCTTTCACTGGCCCCGGGGTTTTCCCCACCGCTACGACAACCCCACGGACCGCGAGCAGATGGTGTTGTGCGTGGCCCGGCCCCGGCTGATGACGTCCGACGAGCGAGTGACGGAGCCTCCCGCCGAGGGGCTCGCCACCGTGCGGGGCCATGCGTACTACCCGGCCGAGGAGCAGGTTCCGTTGTCCGACGAGACCCTTCGTCCCGGGTGA
- a CDS encoding SDR family oxidoreductase, producing the protein MGTAFITGAGIRVGIAVARALGHAGYDLALHANRSVDSVEALAEEFRALGRRVTVHAADLSRPEAVDELGARVREAHPALDVVVHNAGLYEAVPFGAISRARYQTMLGVNLDAPFFLTQALLPCLRAGTSPLVVNLTDIGGERPVSGYAHYSVSKAGLIMLTRALAVELAPHVRVNAISPGTVAFPENFSAAEREATLQRIPMGREGSVEDIARVVLFLAREAPYITGQVLAVDGGRSAQL; encoded by the coding sequence ATGGGGACCGCATTCATCACGGGCGCCGGCATCCGCGTGGGGATCGCGGTGGCTCGCGCCCTGGGACACGCCGGGTATGACCTGGCCCTTCACGCGAACCGCTCGGTGGACTCGGTGGAGGCACTGGCGGAGGAGTTCCGGGCACTCGGCCGCCGCGTCACCGTCCACGCCGCGGACCTCTCCCGCCCCGAGGCGGTGGATGAGCTGGGCGCCCGGGTGCGTGAGGCGCACCCGGCCCTGGACGTGGTGGTCCACAACGCGGGGCTCTATGAAGCCGTCCCCTTCGGCGCCATCTCCCGCGCGCGGTATCAGACGATGTTGGGCGTGAACCTGGACGCGCCCTTCTTCCTCACCCAGGCCCTGCTGCCTTGTCTGCGCGCGGGCACGTCGCCGCTGGTGGTGAACCTCACCGACATCGGCGGGGAGCGGCCCGTGAGCGGGTATGCGCACTATTCGGTGAGCAAGGCCGGGCTCATCATGCTCACCCGGGCCCTGGCGGTGGAACTGGCGCCCCACGTGCGCGTCAACGCCATCTCCCCCGGTACGGTGGCCTTCCCGGAGAACTTCAGCGCGGCCGAGCGCGAGGCCACGCTCCAGCGGATTCCCATGGGTCGCGAGGGCAGTGTGGAGGACATCGCCCGCGTGGTGCTGTTCCTCGCCCGCGAGGCTCCCTACATCACCGGTCAGGTGCTCGCCGTGGACGGCGGCAGGAGCGCGCAACTGTGA
- the mutM gene encoding DNA-formamidopyrimidine glycosylase, which produces MAEVPEVETLVRDLQQAVVGRRFTGAEVLVPSAVRFPRARELSERLAGRRVLSARRRAKFMLLTLDDGQVLALHLMLWGNLGLRPFSVVKPEDTLVVFGLEGGEELVFSDTLGYARVALAPAEELAERLKLNELGPEALADDFSPEVLARQLHRRRGPLKTVLLNQRVFAGLGNRDADESLWSAGLHPRRVAGSLSPLELLRLYEGILEVLDEGVRLRGTQRDLFGVQGGARHHRNVFGRTGEACPRCGDRVRAGKLGGRNTHWCPTCQPERDTAQATLPMGEPHPPPLPSD; this is translated from the coding sequence ATGGCGGAAGTCCCCGAAGTGGAAACGCTGGTGCGCGACCTCCAGCAGGCGGTGGTGGGCAGGCGCTTCACGGGCGCGGAGGTGCTCGTGCCCTCGGCCGTGCGCTTTCCCAGGGCGAGGGAGTTGTCGGAAAGGCTGGCGGGGCGGCGGGTGCTCTCCGCCAGGCGTCGGGCCAAGTTCATGCTGCTGACCCTGGATGACGGACAGGTGCTCGCCCTGCACCTCATGCTCTGGGGGAACCTGGGGCTGAGGCCCTTCAGCGTCGTGAAACCCGAGGACACCCTCGTCGTGTTCGGCCTGGAGGGCGGTGAGGAGTTGGTGTTCAGCGACACGCTCGGCTACGCGCGGGTGGCGCTCGCTCCCGCGGAGGAGTTGGCCGAACGCCTCAAGCTGAATGAACTCGGCCCCGAGGCGCTGGCCGACGACTTCTCTCCCGAGGTGCTCGCCCGGCAGTTACATCGGCGACGAGGCCCGCTCAAGACGGTGTTGCTCAATCAGCGGGTCTTCGCGGGGCTCGGCAACCGGGACGCGGACGAGAGTCTGTGGTCCGCCGGCCTGCATCCCCGCCGCGTGGCGGGCTCCCTGAGTCCCCTGGAGTTGCTGCGCCTGTACGAGGGCATCCTCGAGGTGCTCGACGAGGGCGTCCGCCTGCGCGGCACCCAGCGCGACCTGTTCGGCGTGCAGGGAGGGGCCCGGCACCACCGCAACGTCTTCGGCCGCACGGGCGAAGCCTGTCCTCGCTGCGGAGATCGCGTGCGCGCGGGAAAACTGGGCGGGCGCAACACCCACTGGTGCCCCACGTGCCAGCCCGAACGAGACACTGCCCAGGCCACGCTCCCGATGGGCGAGCCGCACCCTCCGCCCTTGCCCTCCGATTGA
- a CDS encoding CotH kinase family protein yields MKTKWGVVLLAMVGGSLPSVQARAEEKPRPAPQTAEQLFQPTTVWNVHLTFTPEQWAELEPKPIARKPEGRPHFSPGMLFAPYMLGAGDADRSGTLSQAEFQALTERWFSEWDEAKRGGLNHAQVRDGLNAAFNLNVMENHKSEPDEPRSDDVAAALGVQFQYVHADLELEGRVFKDVAVRYKGNFSYAQSRDELKRSLKVDLDRFVKDQNLGGLSKLNFHSSVVDASWMNEVLSHRLYRDAGVAAPRTAYARVTLTVPGKYDRQFVGLYSLVENVDSAFERMHFQSDKGALFKPVMPDMFTDLGDDWAAYQRRYYPRGKLSKQQQARLIAFSKLVSHASDKDFAARLEQFLDVETFCRYLAVTTYLSTLDSFLMVGHNFNVHLDARGQKFRFIPWDLDSSFGQFGLIDNEKLETLSITHPWQGNKRFLERFMQVPKFKSLYLARMKELNQKVFKPARVQALVDETATAIRPFVAQESEQKLARFNKLAEGQSVPPMPLKGMGIPGDGDKFDAGSAPIRPIKPFAEARSRSIAEQLAGKSQGYVLKVSPIGPGMFFGRPLLAALDTNKDGEVSHDEFTQTFARWFEAWDTDKSGALTAAQVQAGFDRALLPPAAPASP; encoded by the coding sequence ATGAAAACAAAATGGGGTGTCGTGTTGCTGGCGATGGTGGGCGGGAGTCTTCCCTCTGTCCAGGCAAGGGCCGAGGAGAAACCACGTCCAGCGCCCCAGACAGCGGAACAGTTGTTCCAACCCACCACCGTCTGGAACGTCCACCTGACATTCACGCCCGAGCAGTGGGCGGAACTGGAGCCCAAGCCGATTGCCCGGAAGCCCGAGGGGCGTCCCCATTTCAGCCCGGGGATGTTGTTCGCGCCCTACATGCTGGGCGCGGGGGACGCGGACCGCTCCGGCACCTTGTCCCAGGCGGAATTCCAGGCGCTGACCGAGCGGTGGTTCTCGGAATGGGACGAGGCGAAGCGCGGCGGACTGAACCATGCGCAAGTGCGCGATGGACTCAACGCGGCGTTCAACCTGAACGTCATGGAAAACCACAAGTCCGAGCCAGATGAACCTCGGAGCGACGACGTCGCCGCCGCCCTGGGCGTCCAATTCCAATATGTGCACGCGGACCTGGAGCTCGAGGGCCGGGTGTTCAAGGACGTGGCGGTCCGCTACAAGGGCAACTTCAGCTACGCCCAGTCACGGGACGAGCTCAAACGCTCGCTCAAGGTGGACCTGGACCGCTTCGTGAAGGACCAGAACCTGGGCGGTCTGAGCAAGCTCAACTTCCACAGCAGCGTCGTCGACGCCAGTTGGATGAACGAAGTGCTGTCCCACCGGCTCTACCGCGACGCCGGAGTGGCCGCTCCTCGCACGGCCTATGCGCGCGTCACCCTCACCGTGCCCGGCAAGTATGATCGGCAATTCGTGGGTCTCTACTCCCTGGTCGAGAACGTCGACTCCGCCTTCGAGCGGATGCACTTCCAGTCGGACAAGGGCGCCCTCTTCAAGCCCGTCATGCCCGACATGTTCACGGACCTGGGCGACGATTGGGCGGCGTACCAGCGGCGCTACTACCCCAGGGGCAAACTCTCCAAGCAACAACAGGCCCGGCTGATCGCGTTCAGCAAGCTGGTGAGCCACGCGAGTGACAAGGATTTCGCGGCCAGGCTGGAGCAGTTCCTGGATGTGGAGACGTTCTGCCGCTATCTGGCCGTCACGACCTATCTGTCCACGCTCGACAGCTTCCTGATGGTGGGCCACAACTTCAACGTCCACCTGGACGCCCGCGGTCAGAAGTTCCGGTTCATCCCGTGGGATCTCGACAGCTCCTTCGGCCAGTTCGGACTGATTGACAACGAGAAGCTGGAGACACTGAGCATCACGCATCCCTGGCAAGGCAACAAACGCTTCCTGGAGCGCTTCATGCAGGTGCCGAAGTTCAAGTCGCTGTACCTGGCGCGCATGAAGGAACTCAACCAGAAGGTGTTCAAGCCCGCGCGCGTCCAGGCGCTGGTGGACGAGACCGCGACCGCCATCCGTCCCTTCGTGGCACAGGAGTCCGAGCAGAAGCTCGCCCGTTTCAACAAGCTCGCCGAGGGACAGAGCGTTCCGCCCATGCCGCTCAAGGGCATGGGGATACCGGGCGATGGCGACAAGTTCGACGCTGGCAGCGCTCCCATCCGGCCCATCAAGCCCTTCGCGGAGGCTCGCTCACGCTCCATCGCCGAGCAGTTGGCGGGCAAGTCCCAGGGCTACGTCCTCAAGGTATCTCCCATCGGACCCGGCATGTTCTTCGGGCGGCCCCTGCTGGCCGCGCTGGACACGAACAAGGATGGCGAGGTGTCTCACGACGAGTTCACCCAGACCTTCGCACGCTGGTTCGAGGCCTGGGATACGGACAAGAGCGGCGCGCTGACCGCCGCGCAGGTGCAGGCCGGCTTCGATCGCGCCCTGCTCCCCCCCGCCGCGCCCGCTTCGCCCTGA